The Pyrus communis chromosome 2, drPyrComm1.1, whole genome shotgun sequence genome includes a window with the following:
- the LOC137725318 gene encoding protein ROOT HAIR DEFECTIVE 3 homolog 2-like, with the protein MDEDCCATQLIYGDGEFNADGLDRFVKEVKLTECGLSYAVVAIMGPQSSGKSTLLNHLFRTKFREMDAYSGRSQTTKGIWIAKCVGIEPCTIAMDLEGTDGRERGEDDTTFEKQSALFALAVSDIVLINMWCHDIGREQAANKPLLKTVFQVMMRLFSPRKTTLLFVIRDKTKTPFEYLEPMLREDIQKIWDGVPKPQAHKSTPLSEFFIVEVVALSSYEEKEEKFKEEVAQLRQRFFHSISPGGLAGDRRGVVPASGFSFSAQQIWKVIKENKDLDLPAHKVMVATVRCEEIANQKFKQLVHDEGWLALQEAVETGPVQGFGKRLSSILVTYLSKYDMEAIYFDEGVRNSKRQLLESKALDFVYPAYLAMLGHLRSKALEDFQVRLEQSLNKGEGFASSVHTCAQSSMLEFEKGCADAAIQQANWDASKVREKLRRDIDAHASSVCSAKLAELNSNYEKKLSSSLSGPVEALLETGANDTWASIRKLLNRETKVAVSEFSTAVANFELDNETVVKMKQHLKDYARNVVETKAREEAGKIIIHMKDRFAAVFNYDSDSMPRVWTGNEDIRSITKDARTASLKLLSTMAAIRLDEKPDNIENVLVSSLVDGTVTVSSSQNRTLGPSTDPLASSSWEEVSSKDTLITPVQCKSLWRQFKAETEYSVTQAIAAQEAHKQSNNWLPPPWAIMAMIVLGFNEFMMLLKNPLYLMVLFVAFLLSKALWVQMDITGQFQHGALSGILSISSRFLPTVMNLLRKLAEEAQGNQTPEAQRRPVSLSSQSYRNETPQPNPATSSFPESSVSSNISSSDTGMEYSSPPLRQRRTANVEEVESS; encoded by the exons ATGGATGAAGATTGCTGCGCCACACAACTTATCTATGGTGATGGAGAATTTAACGCAGATGGGCTCGACAGGTTCGTGAAGGAGGTGAAGCTTACCGAGTGCGGACTCTCCTATGCGGTTGTTGCAATCATGGGTCCGCAGAGCAGCG GGAAAAGCACTTTATTAAATCATTTGTTTCGGACTAAGTTTAGGGAGATGGATGCTTACAGTGGAAG GAGCCAAACTACAAAGGGTATTTGGATTGCCAAGTGTGTTGGCATTGAGCCGTGCACGATTGCCATGGATTTGGAGGGGACTGATGGGAGGGAGAGGGGCGAG GATGATACTACATTCGAGAAACAAAGCGCCCTATTTGCCTTGGCAGTTTCAGACATCGTGCTGATAAATAT GTGGTGTCATGATATTGGTCGGGAGCAAGCTGCCAATAAACCTTTACTAAAAACAGTTTTTCAG GTCATGATGCGCCTATTCAGCCCCCGTAAAACGACATTACTTTTTGTTATACGTGATAAAACAAAG ACTCCTTTTGAATACCTGGAACCTATGCTAAGGGAAGATATACAGAAG ATATGGGATGGAGTACCGAAGCCCCAAGCCCATAAAAGCACCCCATTGAgtgaattttttatt GTAGAAGTAGTTGCTTTGTCCAGTTATgaagagaaggaggagaagTTTAAGGAGGAG GTTGCTCAACTGAGGCAGCGCTTTTTCCATTCTATTTCTCCAGGAGGGCTTGCTGGCGATAGAAGGGGTGTTGTCCCTGCGTCAGGATTTTCTTTTAGTGCACAACAgatttggaaagtaatcaaagAGAACAAGGACTTGGATCTTCCCGCTCACAAG GTTATGGTTGCTACGGTTCGGTGTGAAGAGATTGCCAACCAGAAATTCAAACAGTTGGTCCATGATGAG GGTTGGTTAGCACTGCAAGAAGCTGTTGAAACTGGTCCCGTACAAGGCTTTGGTAAAAGGCTCAGTTCCATTCTAGTCACCTATCTTTCCAA GTATGACATGGAGGCCATCTACTTTGATGAAGGTGTAAGGAACTCAAAACGACAACTGTTGGAGTCAAAAGCATTGGAT TTTGTTTACCCTGCGTACTTGGCCATGCTCGGACACCTACGTTCTAAAGCCCTTGAAGATTTTCAAGTGAGGCTGGAGCAGTCATTGAACAAAGGAGAAGGATTTGCTTCATCTGTTCATACCTGTGCTCAGTCTTCTATGCTTGAGTTTGAGAAAGGATGTGCAG ATGCTGCCATACAACAAGCTAATTGGGATGCTTCAAAAGTCCGGGAAAAGCTTCGACGTGATATAGATGCACATGCATCATCGGTTTGTAGTGCAAAACTGGCAGAATTGAATTCCAACTATGAG AAAAAACTTTCTTCGTCTTTAAGCGGTCCTGTAGAGGCTCTACTGGAAACTGGTGCAAATGACACCTGGGCTTCGATACGAAAACTACTTAATCGTGAGACCAAAGTTGCAGTTTCGGAGTTCTCAACTGCAGTTGCCAATTTTGAGTTGGACAATGAAACGGTTGTCAAAATGAAGCAGCATTTGAAGGATTATGCGAGAAATGTGGTGGAGACAAAAGCAAGAGAAGAGGCTGGGAAAATTATAATCCACATGAAGGATCG GTTTGCCGCAGTGTTCAATTATGACAGCGATTCAATGCCTAGGGTTTGGACTGGGAACGAAGACATTAGAAGTATTACCAAGGATGCACGAACTGCG TCTCTGAAGCTTTTGTCGACCATGGCTGCCATTCGCTTGGATGAGAAGCCTGATAATATTGAAAATGTCCTCGTTTCTTCTCTGGTGGACGGGACTGTTACTGTTTCATCTTCACAAAATAGGACACTAGGACCTTCTACAGATCCTCTTGCCTCAAGCTCTTGGGAAGAG GTTTCTTCAAAGGATACCTTAATTACCCCAGTACAGTGCAAGTCATTGTGGAGGCAGTTCAAAGCAGAGACTGAATATAGCGTCACTCAAGCTATTGCGGCACAG GAGGCTCACAAGCAGAGTAACAACTGGTTACCTCCTCCATGGGCTATAATGGCGATGATCGTTCTTGGTTTTAACGAATTTATGATGCTTTTAAA GAACCCTCTCTACCTCATGGTTCTATTTGTTGCATTTTTACTTTCAAAGGCCTTATGGGTACAGATGGACATTACGGGACAGTTCCAGCATGGCGCT CTGTCAGGAATACTGTCTATCTCATCAAGGTTTCTTCCAACCGTCATGAATCTTCTAAGAAAACTCGCAGAAGAAGCTCAGGGCAATCAAACACCGGAAGCACAAAGGCGGCCagtttctctttcttctcaGAGTTATAGAAATGAAACACCTCAGCCAAATCCAGCAACAAGCTCATTCCCGGAGTCCTCAGTGTCATCCAATATCTCGTCATCAGATACCGGCATGGAATACTCAAGCCCTCCTTTAAGACAAAGGCGAACGGCAAACGTTGAGGAAGTTGAATCTTCATGA
- the LOC137724649 gene encoding uncharacterized protein, whose translation MAEQGGNGTNRVIMRDYRKGNWTVGETMILIEAKKMDDERRMKRTGGGEGGSSGGGTDQTTRSMSKPAELRWKWVEDYCWKKGCLRNQNQCNDKWDNLMRDYKKVREYERKITNVGEGKGEEGSASYWKLEKNERKERNLPTNMVPQIYEALVDVVERREAAAAAAARGYQIRGHEVVGGASVSGPNVGINPNIGYGLERPIINTTNVHQQPSSSLPSPPVLQHHHHHHQISVPTIAALPLLPTAPLAAQPPPALPYAQVMPTVDSDTSEHSDSPAKRRRRASGRGGGGGEDQGGTSGTVSASISSEVGTAIARGASMIAEALQGCEEREERRHREMLNLHERRLQIEETKTEINRQGINGLTDAINKLANSIHALASNKNQQPPPN comes from the exons ATGGCTGAACAAGGAGGAAATGGTACTAACCGTGTGATCATGAGGGACTACAGGAAAGGGAACTGGACAGTGGGGGAGACAATGATTTTGATAGAGGCAAAGAAGATGGATGATGagagaagaatgaagagaacTGGTGGTGGGGAAGGTGGTAGTAGTGGTGGAGGAACTGATCAAACAACAAGATCAATGAGCAAACCAGCTGAGCTGAGGTGGAAATGGGTGGAGGACTACTGTTGGAAAAAAGGTTGTTTGAGAAACCAAAACCAGTGCAACGACAAGTGGGACAATCTCATGAGGGATTACAAGAAAGTGAGAGAATATGAGAGGAAGATTACTAATGTGGGAGAAGGGAAAGGAGAAGAAGGTAGTGCATCGTATTGGAAGCTTGAGAAGAATGAGAGGAAGGAGAGGAACTTGCCTACAAATATGGTGCCTCAGATTTATGAGGCTTTGGTGGATGTGGTGGAGAGGAGagaagctgctgctgctgctgctgctcgtGGTTATCAGATTAGAGGTCATGAGGTGGTGGGAGGAGCCTCTGTTTCTGGTCCAAATGTTGGGATTAATCCAAATATTGGGTATGGTTTGGAGAGGCCTATAATTAATACAACTAATGTTCATCAGCAGCCTTCTTCTTCACTGCCTTCTCCTCCAGTTTtgcaacatcatcatcatcatcatcaaatctCAGTTCCAACAATTGCGGCATTGCCACTTCTTCCAACTGCTCCACTGGCAGCCCAACCACCACCTGCTCTCCCATACGCACAGGTTATGCCCACAGTag ATTCCGATACAAGTGAGCATTCAGACTCGCCAGCtaaaaggaggaggagggcaAGTGGAAgaggtggcggtggtggtgaaGATCAAGGAGGAACCAGTGGAACTGTGAGTGCAAGCATCTCAAGTGAAGTGGGAACTGCCATCGCCAGAGGTGCTTCCATGATTGCAGAAGCACTTCAGGGCtgtgaggagagagaagaaaggaggCACAGAGAGATGTTGAATTTGCATGAGAGAAGGctacagatcgaggaaactaagaCTGAGATCAACAGGCAAGGCATTAATGGCCTCACTGATGCCATTAACAAGCTTGCAAATTCCATCCATGCCTTGGCTTCCAACAAGAACCAGCAGCCACCTCCAaattga